The region GATATTGTGGCAATTACAGGAAGGTATTGTAAAGGATATTCTGGAACAATTACCCGATCCAAAACCTGCTTATAACACTGTTTCCACAGTAGTAAGGGTACTGGAAGGCAAAGGCTTTGTGGACCATAAAGCCTACGGCAACTCACATGTGTACTTCCCCGTGATAAGCGAAGACGAATACAAGAAATTCACTTTTGATAAGCTGATGAAAAACTACTTCAGCGACTCCTACAAAAGCCTCGTATCCTTTATTGCTGATGAGAAGAATCTCGGCGTAAAAGAACTTGACGAACTAACAGAACTACTCAATAACCTGAAAAACAAAAAACAATGAGCTGGCTGCACTACCTTATTGAAGCAAATATTTACCTGGGGGTATTTTATTTGTGCTACTGCTTGTTCCTGAACAACGAGACACATTATATGCTTGGGCGTATTTACCTGCTTTTTAGCTGTGTGCTGGCTTTCACGTTGCCACTTACACAGCTAAGCATGCTTAAAAAACCTGTAGAGCAGATACAATTATCGCCGCTGGTTTACATTCCTGCACCTAAAGTAATGCCACACGCAAGTGTTCCGAAAACACCGGAAGTAACGTTTTCAATAGAGACAACGCTATTAGGTATCTATATAATCGGCGTTGTTATAGCGCTGTGTATACTCCTATATCGGCTGTACAAGCTATCCGCTTTAACACGAGGTAACAAGTCCAGGTATGCTGATAAGTACACCATGGTACGACTAAAGGGATCAAACACCGCCTTTTCTTTTTTCAACTACCTGTTCATTGGCGACGATTTGCCCAGAGCCGAAACCATTATAGCCCATGAGCTGGTGCACATTAAACAAAAGCATTCGGCTGATATCATTTTTATTGAGCTTTTAAAAGTGATCAACTGGTTTAACCCACTCATTTACCTGGTGCAGCGCAGCCTGCGTACGGTGCATGAGTACATTGCCGACGAGCAAACCGCCGCCTACGAACAGGATGCCATAAGCTATTCATCCTTCCTGGTGAATAATGCTTACGGGGTGCAGGGCGCTCCCATAGCGCACTCATTCTTCAATTATAACCTATTAAAAAAGAGGATAATCATGTTAAACCAAAAACGATCAGGCAACTTAGCTAGGCTAAAGTACCTGCTGGCAGTACCGCTTTGCGCGGGTATGCTGTGCACATCTACACTCGTGTTCAGTAAAGATTACGCGTTTATAGATCTGGCACCAAAAAACGTGGCTAAAGAAAAGCCTGAGCTGGTGAAGTACTTTAAAATCACCGACAAAAAGAACAACTTAACGGCCTACTCTGACAATCTTTCGTTTACGGAAGGCGGTGTAAAAAAGATGTTCTTAGCAAAAAGTGTTACTCAAAAAGATATTGCGTATATAAAAAAAATGCGCGGCCTTACTGTTGAGGTGATAGATGTGGACAGCAAAACAAAAATGCAGGTGCCAATGGTAATTAAAGAGGGTATTAATACCGATACACCCAAATACAAACGACCCATTCCCCCTCCCCCAATTGAGGTTAAAGACGGGTTTGCTGATGTTCATGTGTTTTTATCCCGTGCGATAAAGTATCCAAAAACGGCATTGGTAAATGAAGAAAGAGGCAATGCATTGGTTAGTTTTAATGTTACATCTGCCGGTAAGATCAGCAACGTACAATTGCTCAAGAAAGCAGGTGGCCAGTTTGACAATCTACTCGTTAACGCACTTCCTAAATTCCCGGGTAAAATAACCGCCAAACCTGGCACCTATAAAATGGAAGTGATATTTGATATCCTGGGTGGCAATTTTGTCTCCTCCGTTGACAGCAAAACTCTAAACTCGCCTGATTTTGCCGGGCAAGCTCAAATAATGGGAATGACTGATGAACAATACAGGAAAATGGTTCCCCTTCCGCCACCACCAGCGCCACCTGCTAAAGCACCAAAAAAGGTAGGTAAGACAGCTCCTAAGCTTATCCGTATACCTCCCCCAATTGTAGTTCCGGATAAACCAGGTAGTATCCCGCCACCTCCGCCACCTGTTCCTGCAAAAGCGCACAAAGTAAAGCCTGCAAAGGAAATTACGATGTTAAAGTTAGTACCGGCTATTTCTATTGATGTAGATTCGGTACAACTGGTAAAGGATGAGCCTGCAAAAACTAACAATACGATAAAGCTGCAGCTAAAGGAACCCCGCGTTGCTCAGGTAAAATCAATTAATATCAGGCCAGTTGTTAAGACAAAAATTGATACTGTTAGAATTGTACCACCGCAAAACAACTAATATAAATACTACCCTTTTACATAGATGACCTGCTTGGTCTCAAAAAACTCCTCGGCAAAATATTGGCTGAGGTAGAATTGCTGAACGGCTAAACCCGACTCGGCAATTTCTTGCTTCAGGTCCCCCCCTTTTAAATACAATATCCCATTGGGTAGCGTATTCTTGCTTTCTTTGTTGAATTTCCCCTTCACCCACGGGTAAAAATCTTTTAATTGGGTAACCGCCCGCGATACTACAAAATCAAATCTTTGCTTTATCTCTTCGGCTCGCTGATGGGTAGCTTTAACATTAGTAAGGCTCAACGCTGCTGCAACTTCGTTAACCACTTTTATCTTTTTACCTATAGAGTCTACCAGGTGAAACTGCGTTTTCGGGAATAAAATAGCAAGCGGAATGCCAGGGAATCCTCCGCCGGTGCCAACATCCAGTACGGTTTCGCCCGGCAAAAAGCTCATAACTTTGGCTATCCCTAATGAGTGAAGTATGTGGCGCTCGTATAGCAGGTCAATATCTTTGCGGGATATTACATTTATCTGGTTGTTCCAAAACGTATAAAGTTCCTGCAAACGTGCAAATTGTTCTTGCTGAGCTGGTGTAATATCCGGAAAGTACTTCAGGATCAGGTCAGATGTCATCCTTATTATATCTGTTGATGATGTTACCAAGTAAATACCGCGCCCTAAACAGCTGCGCCTTTACCGTACCAAGGGGCAAATCTAATTGCTGGGCTATTTCTTCGTAAGACAGTTCATCAAAGTAGCGCAGGGTTATCAGGTTTCGGTAGCGCGGTGGTAAACTTTCTATAAGCAGTTTTAGCTCTTCGGTTTGCTGCTTTTTAATGGACGATTCTTCCGGGTTAAGTGTATCTGCCTTAATTTGCAGTGGTTTTTCTTCGCCCTCCTCATCAATCATCCCGTGTATAGATTGCGTATTAAGCTTTTTCTTCCTGATGAAATCTATACAGTTATTGGTAGCAACCCTAAACAACCAGGTGCTAAAGGCAAATTCCGGTTGGTATTTGTCCAGCTTTTCAAATGCTTTAGCAAAAGTTTCAACAGTAAGGTCCATTGCGTCCTCTTTGTTGTTTACCATTTTCAAAACCATAAAGTAGATAGAATCCTTATAGCGGTGCATCAGGTCGGCATACGCTTTCTGGCTGCCCGCCCTTGCCTTCACCACCAGGTGAAAATCATTCTTTGCGTTCTCGGTAAAATTTTGGTTTACTTCCATCGGCCAGGTTTTATAAAAGTCCCTATCAGTCCAAATACGTTAAGGTAAATATAGTATATCAGGTCAAAAAACGGCAGTGACCATAGCATGTCGGGCGCGCCAAGCTTCTTAAATACCTTATTGTATAACAGCAATTGTAATACCATTCTGAAAGCCAGCATACCTAAAGCAAGCAATGGTTCAAAACTAAATACAATGCACAGCACAAATAAGGTGTAAAACAGGAATCCGGTAACAGCATCAAAGCTTAACATACGGCGGTGGCGGTTCCTGTACTCCTTACCCACCCCCATGTGCCGCTTTTTTTGGGTAAACCATTCCCCAAAAGTCTCTTTAGCCGGCGTGTAAGTAAAAGTATCGGGGTGTATTTCTATAATGGTATTATTGGCTGTGGCATTTTGATTCACAAACAAATCATCATCGCCAGACATAAGGTGCATATGCGCAGCAAAGCCTTTGGAAGCGAAAAACAGGGTTTTAGTATAACCAAGGTTTCTGCCTATCCCCATGTACGGATCGCCGCCGAGCGCCATGGACAAATAGTTGATAGCCGTTTTTAATGTCTCAAAACGTACGAAGGCATTTAAAAAACTTCGGGTACGGTAATAGGGCGAGTAGCCTAGTACTATTTGCGCCTGGGTGGTAAAGTTGGCGGCCATACGGGTGATCCAATGCAGGGTGGCCGGCTTACAATCCGCATCAGTAAATAAGAGGTGCTCGTTTTTGGCTGCCTTTATACCTAAAGTTAGGGCAAACTTCTTACCGGTTTTATAGCGTTCGTGCTCGGTAATGGTTACTATTTTAAGGTGCGGAAACTCTCTTTGTATGTCTTGCAGTACCTCATCTGACCCATCGGTAGACCGGTCGTTCACTACCACAACTTCAAAATCAGGATAATTCTGCTGGAGAATATAAGGCAGGTTTTCGGTAAGGTTGCGCGACTCGTTACGGGCGCTGATCACTACCGATATTGGGATGTCGACTTTAGGAAGCTCCTGTAAAGGGGTGTAGCCGGCTAGGCGGCTGTGGTTACCAACAAGGTAATACAGCTGAACAATAAAACATAGCTGAAACAGAACGAACAGTGCCTCTTGAATATAAGCTTCCAAAACCCCTTTATAATAAGGTGCAAATTTGTGAAAAAAGCACGAGATGTACGCGGTAAAGTTGGAAGGTTTTAAGGCACTGAAGGCATCTTATAATGGGTAACCTGTACGTCCCTTTTATGATAACACTCTTTAAACCTTATAATAATGGCATCAAAAATTCGTAATTTTGTACACTTATAATGGAATTTACTTTACACGCACAAGACCCGTTATCTAAAGCCCGCGCGGGCGAGCTTGTTACAGATCACGGCGTTATACAAACCCCTATTTTCATGCCCGTTGGCACTGCCGGTACCGTAAAGGCCGTGCACCAGCGTGAGCTGAAAGAGGATATAGAAGCACAGATCATACTCGGAAATACCTATCATTTATACTTGCGCCCTGGCCTGAACACGCTGGAAAGCTCGGGTGGGCTTCATAAATTTAATGGTTGGGAAGGCCCGATACTTACCGACAGTGGCGGGTACCAGGTGTATTCGCTTACCGAGGTGCGTAAAATCAAGGAAGAAGGAGTTACATTTCGCTCACATGTGGATGGCTCAAAACACCTGTTCACACCCGAAAACGTAATGGATATCCAGCGCATTATTGGCGCAGATATTATTATGGCCTTTGATGAATGTACCCCTTACCCATGCGATTATAACTACGCGAAACGCTCTATTGAGATGACCCACCGCTGGCTTAAACGCTGCTGCGACAGGTTTGACGCGACTGAGCCGAAGTACGGGTACAACCAGACACTTTTCCCGATTGTACAGGGGTCGGTATACAAAGATCTGCGGGTAAAATCAGCGGAGGTCATTGCTTCTTTCGGGCGAGAAGGCAACGCCATCGGCGGCCTTTCTGTAGGCGAACCAGCTGAAGAAATGTACGCCATGACGGAGGTTGTATGCGATATATTACCCCAGGATAAACCGCGTTACCTGATGGGCGTAGGAACTCCCGTAAACATCCTGGAGAATATTGCGCTGGGGATAGACATGTTCGATTGCGTGATGCCTACCCGTAATGCCCGTAACGGCATGCTTTTTACCAGCAACGGAATCATTAATATTAAGAACGAGAAGTGGAAAAACGACTTCTCTCCTATTGACGCTGAAAGCGATCTGTTTGCCGATAAGGTATACACCAAGGCTTATTTGCGGCACCTTATACATAGCGGCGAAATGCTTGGTGCGCAAATAGCCACCCTTCATAACCTCCACTTTTACTTGTGGTTAGTGAAAGAAGCGCGCAATAAAATTATAGCCGGGGAGTTTTACCAATGGAAAAACACCATGGTTACCCGCCTGGCGCAACGCTTGTAATGAAGAAACTCTTAAGCAGATACTTAAAAACGATTGACTGGTACATTATTAATAAGTACCTGGGCACGTTTGTGTTTACGCTGGGCATCTTTCTGGCCATATCAGTTGTTTTTGATATATCTGAACACCTGGACAACTTTCTGAGTAAAAATGCGCCTTTAAACGAGATCATTTTTAAGTATTACGCCGGGTTTATCCCTTTTTACCTAATGATGTTGTCGCCGCTGATTAACTTTCTATCAGTTATATTCTTTACTGCAAAGATGGCCAATCAGACAGAAATTGTGCCGATACTCACTAGTAAAGCCAGCTTCTACCGCTTCTTAAGACCTTATTTTTTCTCCGCAACGGTCATATTTGTGGTGTCCATATTGGCCAATATCTTTGTAATTCCGTATACAAATAAGCTGAAAGTAGACTTTGAAAGTGCTTATTTCTTCAACGGAGATGACCCTACCAAGGCCGAAGTTCACATCCAGTTAGACAAAAACACCTTTGTTTTTCTGCAATCTTACGACCCTCAGGTGCACACCGGATACCAGTTTATGCTGGAAAAATTTGACGGGGACGAGATGAAAATGCGTTTAACAGCGCCCAGTATTACCTTCGATTCTGTGAAAACAAGGTGGAAAATCAACACGCCTTCCATCCGTTATATTGACGGTTTAAAGGAAAAATTCATCAGTAACGGACCGCTTATTGACACCGTTTTAGACATGCGCCCGATAGACTTTGAGGTGCATGATAACGTTAATAGCAACGTGTATGGCGGCATGCCATTAAGCGAACTGAACAAGCTTATCGACAAAGAAAAGATACGCGGAACAGGTGCTTTAATAGACATGCAATTTGAAAAATACCGCCGTTTTGTTGAGCCATTATCCTCCTTTGTACTCGCCGTTATCGGCGTCGCTATATCCTCCCGGAAGGTCCGTGGAGGCGTTGGACTGCCGCTCGGCATTGGCATTTTTATCTGTTTCGTGTACATTGTTGTAAACAGATTTGCCCTTGTCTTTGCCGTAAAAGGCGGCTTCGAACCGCTTATTGCAGTGCTTATCCCCAACATAGTTTTCGGGATTTTAGGCTGGATATTACTCGTAAAAGCACCTAAATAATGCCCCAGCAAACCGCCCCGGCAGCCTTAAATAAGAACCTCGTCATCCTTCATTTTACCGTTTTTGTATGGGGATTTACCGGGATTCTTGGCCAGCTTATTACCATATCGGCAGTAAATTTGGTTTGGTACAGGGTTGCGATTGCCGCTTTTTCGCTGTTTTTCTACTTCATTTTGGCAAAAAAGCCGATCAAAATAAGTGTGAAAAATGCAGGAAAAATGTGGCTGACCGGCGCTTTAGTAGGTGGTCATTGGATACTTTTCTTCGCATCTATCAAGCTTTCTACCGTTCCGGTAACGCTGGTTTGCCTCTCATCTATCACACTTTTCACGGCAATTTTTGAGCCGCTGATCAATAAAAAACCGATCTCAAAAATGGAGATCATCGCCGGCGTCTTAATAATTACCGGCATTGTACTTATTTTCAAATTTGAATCTCATTACACTAAGGGCATCATAGCAGGGCTTACCAGCGCAGTACTTGCAGCACTTTTCGCCATCATTAACTCGCGATTTGTTAAACACTACGAGGCACCCGTTATTGCTTTTTACGAGCTTTCCGGGGCTTTCGTTTGGATCACAATATACCTTTTCATCACTCTTGGAACAGCCGGATTTATCATCCCTAAAGCAGCTGACATCGGCTACCTGGTGCTGCTTGGCACCGTTTGTACATCTCTAGCTTACGTTGCAGGCGTGTCTGTAATGCGGGAACTTTCTGCATTTCGTGTGGCGCTTATCACCAACCTCGAACCAGTTTATGGCATTATTATGGCCTTTATTTTATTTGGCGATATGAATAAAATGACGCTTGGTTTTTGGTCAGGTGCGCTCATCATTCTTTCCACTATCTTCCTTTTTCCATTCGCCCAAAAGCAGGTTGCTAAACGCCGGGTTAGGTAAGATCTGTTTAAATTAGTCTTTAAAATTTGATGTTTTCATCTACCTTCTCTGGGGTAGGGGACGCATTTCAGTTATAGGCTATAAGCCATTTTAAAGCCCTATAAGACACTTTCATTTTCGGCCACTATAATCTTACCATTCGCAAACTTCGAGCGAACAGGCGCAATATCAAGGATTTTCTAAGTGTACTGACACAACTGTCGCCGTCGTAATGAATCATTTACTATTATCTTCAAATTTAGATGCTTAAATAATAAAGTAAAGTCAAATTTTGCGTTTATTTATATCGTTTATAGATTTGAAAATCAACATTTTATAAACTTTAAATAAACTTAAATTTCAACGAAAACAATTTAAGTTATTTCATGGAATACTAAAATATTTAGCATTAACCTCGTTTAACAAAAATTTTACCAGATAGTGATTTACAAATCAGTTATTTAAGATTAATTATATAACGTAAAAATAAATTTGCATGGAGTAAGTAATTGCTTCGACCAAAGTGTACCGAACTCGTTTTACCAGAATGCAATTAATTTGATAAGTACCGGCAGATGTATACACGCAGAAGAATCGGGAGAGCTGAAATCCGATTGATGTTGCCAGGAGAATTAATGAGACGTCTAACGAAGGAACATTACGTCTTCATAGAAAAGTCGTCTTTAAAGCCAATAAAAAATCTATCAAGCCTTAAAATTCAAGACCAAGAAAATTCTGACATTGCAAGCAGCCGATAACGATTGGGAAAGACAGGAAAAAGAAAGCTGCATCTTTAATAAAGTAGACTGATGGAAAACCGCGGCTTTACATTGATGTTTTAAAAGTGCATCTTAGAGACAGCAATAATCAGAGGAACAAACCATGCGCATTAAGACCATCATCATACTTGTCATCGCAATTTTACTAACGATCATTTTCATGCAAAATCTTGACCCCGTCAGATTCACGGTTCTATTCTCTACGCTTTACATTTCCAAGGTTTCCATGATGCTGGTTGTACTTGCAGTGGGGTTCGTGCTCGGCTACCTTGTCGGCCGTCCGGGAAGGAAGAAGTACAACCACATAGGTTATGACAAGGACACCCCACACCCAGAAGATCCCCGTACACTAAGTGACGAAGATCGCGACTACATCAATTAAAACAATTTCTGAGTTTCAATCCGGAGAAATTGCAATAAAGATACCAAGCTCTTTACAGAAGCTTTAACTACACGTTGTAAAATACCCGGCAAGTTTCTTCCAGAGTACTTAAATCTGGCAGGGTTTCAAATATGCCAAATACCGATGCTCCAGAGCCGCTCATACTGGCGTATAATGCGCCACGCTCGTACAGCGATGCTTTTACGCCACGGATAACCGGGTGGTTGTTGAAGATATGCGCCTCAAAGTCGTTACGAATATGGCGTTTCCACTGCGCTACAGGCATTTGTATAAGATCGTACAAAGTCTCTTTAACAAACGTTGGTTTAACACCCCTGTAGGCCTCTGCGGTGGATACATGAGCATCTGGCATCACCAGCACTATTTTGTAGCCCGAGAGGTCTAGTTTTATGCTCTCGAACTCGTCGCCTTTCTCGAAAGCAAATACCGGTTGGTTGTTGATGAAAAAAGCACAGTCTGCTCCGAGCACTCTGGCATAGTCCATCATCTGATCGGCTGTTAAACCCAATCGAAATTTTTCGTTCATCAGCTTGATGAAAAAGGCAGCGTCAGAAGACCCTCCGCCAAGCCCCGCCCCTATCGGAATATTTTTGTGCAGGTGTATAGCAACGGGTGGCAGTTTAAAATCTCTCTTGAGCAATTGATAGCCTCTCAGACAAAGATTATCATCCTCACTCCCGGGTATCTCCAGCCCGCTGGATTGAAAGCTTAATGCATCACTTTCTATAACCTCCAGCACATCGTTTATTTTGATGGGGTAAAAAATAGTCTCCAGGTTGTGGTAGCCATCCGGGCGGCGTTCCGTAATATTTAGTCCTATGTTTATCTTAGCGTTCGGAAATACAATCATCAGAAATCAATTAACACCTGCATGTATTTTTGCACATCGGTAGGATACCAAAATTAGATTATTTTTCTTTGTAACTGACTAGCCGGCTAAAAGCAGATCTTAACAACAACCGGCATATGCCTCTTCAAAACTTTACAAGTAGAACATGAAACAATACCTCGACCTGATGCGGCATGTGATGGAGAACGGTGCGCAAAAGCACGATCGCACCGGAACGGGCACCTTAAGCGTTTTTGGATACCAGATGCGTTTCGACCTGAAAGAAGGCTTTCCGATGGTGACCACCAAAAAGCTCCACTTGAAATCCATCATCCATGAACTGATATGGTTTTTAAGCGGAGACACCAACATTAAATATCTTAAAGATAACGGCGTGCGCATTTGGGACGAGTGGGCTGATGCTGACGGCAACCTAGGGCCCGTGTATGGCTACCAATGGCGCTCCTGGCCAAAACCTGATGGCGGCCACATAGACCAGATAACCCAGGTGGTAAATACCCTGAAGAACAATCCCGACTCGCGTAGGATTATGGTGTCGGCATGGAATGTGGCCGACGTGAACCAAATGGCGCTCCCGCCCTGCCATAGCTTGTTCCAGTTTTATGTAGCACCGGCAGATGAATCCAAAGGCGAAACGCGCGGTAAGTTATCGTGCCAACTTTACCAGCGTAGCGCGGACATTTTCCTGGGTGTGCCGTTTAACATTGCTTCGTATGCACTGCTTACCATGATGATGGCTCAGGTATGTGATCTGGAATGCGGCGACTTTATACACACCTTTGGCGACGCGCATATTTACAACAACCACCTGGAGCAAGCACAACTGCAATTAAGCCGCGACCCCAGGCCGTTACCTACGATGAAGATAAACCCGGAGGTTAAGGATATTTTCAGTTTTAAGTTTGAAGATTTCACCCTGGAAAACTACGACCCGCATCCGCACATCAAAGCAGCCGTTGCTGTTTAACTGAACAAACATGATCATCTCTATTGTTGTGGCTATTGCCGAGAACCATGCTATTGGCAAAAACAACCAGTTGTTATGGCACATGCCAAATGACCTCAAACACTTCAAAGAAGTAACATCAGGTCGTAGTATTATCATGGGCCGTAAAACTTACGAGTCTGTTGGCAAACCGCTCCCGAAGCGGCGCAACATCATTGTAACCCGACAGGACATCGAAATCCCGGGATGCGAGGTGGTAAAATCTATAGATGAAGGCATCGCCCTGTGCAAAGGGGAAGATGAAGTGTTCATAGGAGGTGGTGCAGAGATATACCGCCAGGCAATGGATAAAACAGACCGGATCTATCTTACCATTGTTCACCAGGCGTTTGAGGCTGACACCTTTTTCCCAGAAATTGACTATACTCAATGGACCGAGACCAGCAGAGAAAACTTTAGTGCTGACGAGAAAAATCCGCACCCTTACTCCTTTATCCAGCTGGATCGCCGGTAACAAAAACAGCCATTATATTGTTTCAATTAAAAATTTCATGCTTGTGAAATTTTATTAGATTTGCCGTCTTATTTCAGAAAGCTTATAAACTAATTATTTACATACTAATTCGAAATGCAAGGTAAAGGGGTTATTAAATTTTTCGCCATTCTGCTGGCAGTGGTGTGCTTGTACCAACTGTCGTTCACGTGGGTGGCCAATAAAGTTGAGAACAATGCAAAAGAATACGCGAAGGGCAATACTGAGAAGGAAAAAGCCTATCTTGATTCCATGTCTACTCAACCGGTGTATCCACTACTTGGCCACACCTACCAGTACTGCCTTGACAGGGAGTTAGCCCTTGGTCTCGACCTTAAAGGCGGCATGAACGTTACCATGCAGATCTCTCTGCGCGAATTGGTACAGTCATTGGCAAACAACAACCAGGATCCTGCATTTAAGCAAGCGCTTGTTGAAGCAGAGAAGAATGCGGTAACTACTCAGAAAGACTACATCACCCTTTTTGTTGATGCTTACGAGAAGATATCTCCAAATGGCAAACTAGCTTCTATTTTCGCTAACAGCAACAACCAAGACCACCTGAAGTATAATGCTTCTAACAGCGAGGTTGAAACTTACCTGAAAGATCAGGCCACTGTAGCAGTTCAGCAGTCATATACTGTATTGCATACCCGTATCGACCAGTTTGGTGTTACCCAGCCAAACATACAGCTACAGAAAAGCACTAACCGCATCCTTATCGAACTTCCTGGTGTTAAAGAACCGGATCGTGTTCGTAAGCTATTGTCGGGTTCTGCAAAACTTGAGTTCTATCAAACTTACGACAATACCGAAATTTTCGGCCTGCTGAACAACATTAACAGTGTTCTGGCTGCAAAAAGCAAATCTGCTGATACTACTAAAGCAAAAACTGCTGAAGCAGCACCTAAATCAGCAAAAGACTCTGCAAACTCTTTGCTGGCTAAGCTAAAGAACAACACGTCTAAAGATTCATCTTCTTTAAACAATAAAGCTCAATTAGCTGCTCAAAACCCTTTGTTCTCTGTAATGGCTCCAATGTATGGCCAGGACGCAAATGGACAGGGACAGCCTTACCCGGGCCCAATGGTTGGCCGTGTTGCTCAAAAAGACACTGCTAAAGTTAACGGCTACCTGCGCAGTGCCGAAGTGAAAGCCATCATTCCTCAAAACTTGAAGTTTCTTTGGAGTGTAAAACCGGTAGAAAATTCGAAGGTATTTGAGCTGTACGCTATAAAACTTGCCGGCGCGCAAAATGGCCCGGTATTAACAGGAGATGTTATCAACGACGCACGTAGCGACGTTGACCCAACTAAAGGCGGCTATGAGGTTATCATGAATATGAACTCTCAGGGCGCTCAAAAATGGAAGAACATCACTGCAGAAGCTTCTGCAGGTGCAAATAAAAGAGCTATAGCCATTGTACTTGACGACAATGTTTACTCTGCCCCTACTGTACAGAACGAGATATCGGGCGGTGTATCATCTATTTCAGGTAACTTTAAGGTTGAAGATACTAAAGACTTAGCCAACGTGCTAAAGGCCGGCCGCTTGCCTGCTCCTGCGCGCATCATCGGCGAAGAAGTTGTAGGTCCGTCACTGGGTCAGGAAGCTATCAATGCTGGTTTATTATCATGCGTATTAGGTTTAGTGGTGATCCTGATCTTCATGATCGCTTACTACAACCGTGCAGGTACCGTCGCGGTAGTTGCGGTATTGGTTAACGTATTCTTCCTGATGGGTGTACTGGTAAGTATACGTGCAGTATTAACACTGCCTGGTATAGCAGGTATCATCCTGATATTGGGTGTGGCGGTTGATGCGAACGTTTTGGTTTACGAGCGAGTTCGCGAAGAGCTTGGTTTAGGCAAATCTATTCGCATTGCAATTGCCGATGGTTTTAAACACGCGCTTCCGTCAATTCTTGATGCCAACATTAGTACTTTCCTTACGGGTTTAATCCTGTTCATCTTCGGTTCAGGCCCAATCCAGGGTTTCGCAACCACGTTGATGATCGGTATCATAACCACCTTGTTCTGTTC is a window of Mucilaginibacter terrenus DNA encoding:
- the secDF gene encoding protein translocase subunit SecDF produces the protein MQGKGVIKFFAILLAVVCLYQLSFTWVANKVENNAKEYAKGNTEKEKAYLDSMSTQPVYPLLGHTYQYCLDRELALGLDLKGGMNVTMQISLRELVQSLANNNQDPAFKQALVEAEKNAVTTQKDYITLFVDAYEKISPNGKLASIFANSNNQDHLKYNASNSEVETYLKDQATVAVQQSYTVLHTRIDQFGVTQPNIQLQKSTNRILIELPGVKEPDRVRKLLSGSAKLEFYQTYDNTEIFGLLNNINSVLAAKSKSADTTKAKTAEAAPKSAKDSANSLLAKLKNNTSKDSSSLNNKAQLAAQNPLFSVMAPMYGQDANGQGQPYPGPMVGRVAQKDTAKVNGYLRSAEVKAIIPQNLKFLWSVKPVENSKVFELYAIKLAGAQNGPVLTGDVINDARSDVDPTKGGYEVIMNMNSQGAQKWKNITAEASAGANKRAIAIVLDDNVYSAPTVQNEISGGVSSISGNFKVEDTKDLANVLKAGRLPAPARIIGEEVVGPSLGQEAINAGLLSCVLGLVVILIFMIAYYNRAGTVAVVAVLVNVFFLMGVLVSIRAVLTLPGIAGIILILGVAVDANVLVYERVREELGLGKSIRIAIADGFKHALPSILDANISTFLTGLILFIFGSGPIQGFATTLMIGIITTLFCSLLISRLIFEFMLEKGWDIKFSNPWSSHTFKNANYGFVKNRFKFYAFSGIFIIAGLISMFTQGFNYGVDFGGGRTYIVKFPNKVNTEQVHDAIDATLGRGTEVKTYGQDKISINTNYLITDNTPGADEKVQAALISSLNSKPATAITAANILSHQKVEATIANEVKSSAKWTIIIAIIVISAYILIRFRKWQFSLGAMIATAHDSLLVLSFFSLFKDVLPFSLDIDQAFIAALLTVIGYSINDTVVVFDRIREFLDLHHAKTDDPKEVINHAINNTLSRTIITALTVVMILVVLFAFGGDVIRGFSFALLIGVIFGTYSSICVATPVIIDFGKKDLK